One genomic region from Microcoleus sp. AS-A8 encodes:
- a CDS encoding metal-sensitive transcriptional regulator encodes MPQTQTQDLLSRLAKIEGHIRAIRQMVETNRSCPEVLLQIAAVRCALNKVAKILLKEYAQQNLVDAAQGGNLEKEIAHLRSALDSLI; translated from the coding sequence ATGCCTCAAACTCAAACTCAGGATCTCCTCAGTCGTCTTGCCAAAATTGAGGGGCACATTCGAGCTATCCGTCAGATGGTTGAAACAAATCGGTCTTGCCCGGAAGTCCTATTGCAGATTGCTGCCGTTCGCTGTGCACTCAACAAAGTAGCCAAGATTCTGCTGAAGGAATACGCTCAACAAAATCTGGTCGATGCTGCTCAGGGGGGTAATTTAGAGAAAGAAATCGCTCATTTGCGATCGGCTCTGGATTCTTTAATCTGA
- a CDS encoding class I SAM-dependent methyltransferase, producing MERVTEPEVMDSPQEAIEYDAMDFLEVNTAFAERAIELGPREGLILDAGTGPARIPILMSKQCPQWQIIGIDLAQSMLDVGQKNVEQSGLQQQIQLEWVDAKELPYANEHFDMVVSNSLIHHLPNPLPFLLELKRVLKPNGAILLRDLLRPDSQENLDAIVNRVAADCNTHQTQLFRDSLYAAFTLDEVNQMMQQVGLEGVKVYQSSDRHWTVEKTMGF from the coding sequence ATGGAGCGAGTTACTGAACCGGAAGTCATGGATAGCCCACAAGAGGCGATCGAGTATGATGCGATGGACTTTTTGGAAGTTAATACGGCCTTTGCCGAACGAGCGATTGAACTTGGGCCACGAGAGGGGCTAATTCTCGATGCCGGTACTGGCCCTGCCCGAATTCCAATTCTCATGAGCAAACAGTGTCCCCAGTGGCAAATTATTGGTATTGACCTGGCGCAATCCATGCTGGATGTGGGGCAAAAGAATGTTGAGCAATCCGGTTTGCAACAACAAATTCAACTGGAATGGGTGGATGCGAAGGAGCTACCTTATGCCAATGAACACTTTGATATGGTCGTCTCCAATAGCCTCATCCACCATCTGCCAAACCCATTACCTTTTTTGTTGGAACTCAAGCGAGTTCTCAAGCCGAATGGTGCGATTCTTCTGCGGGATTTACTTCGACCGGATTCTCAGGAAAATCTAGATGCGATCGTTAATCGGGTTGCGGCTGATTGCAATACTCATCAAACGCAGTTATTTCGTGATTCTCTTTATGCGGCGTTCACTCTAGATGAAGTCAATCAAATGATGCAACAAGTGGGTCTGGAAGGCGTTAAAGTTTATCAATCTTCTGATCGCCATTGGACTGTAGAGAAAACAATGGGATTTTAG
- the pruA gene encoding L-glutamate gamma-semialdehyde dehydrogenase encodes MVLEVSERLYEAKTQEIAKQLLVATREKRSFFAQVRDQIRWDDKLLDWAMSNPGLRVQLFRFIDTLPALRSKPEIARHLQEYLGDESVELPSALKGMLNFAQADSLPGQVAATTVATAVETLAHKYIAGENIKQTLKTIERLRKDKMGFTLDLLGEAVITEAEAQSYLQSYLDLMEQLTQEAQKWSPVQEIDFADGEPLPRVQVSVKLTAFYSQFDPLDPQGSRERVCDRIRTLLRRAQELGAAVHFDMEQYVYKDMTFAILKDLLMEEEFRTRTDIGMTVQAYLRDSENDAKALINWAKQRGYPITVRLVKGAYWDQETIKAAQKDWPQPVYNDKAETDANYETITQLLLENHEYVYSAIGSHNVRSQARAIAIAETLNIPRRRFEMQVLYGMGDQLAKALAKRGHRVRVYAPYGDLLPGMAYLIRRLLENTANSSFLRQNLEERPIEELLAAPVVESPQLSPELRKGFPNVADTDYAEEDARKKAQAALKSVRQRLGKTYLPLINGEYQTTSDIVDSVNPSNPSEVIGKIGLISVEQAEQALQAAKAAFPGWRKTPVRQRAGVLRKAADLMEQRRDELCAWVVLEVGKPLREADAEVSEAIDFCRYYADEVERLDQGHNYDIPGENNRYVYQPRGIAVVISPWNFPFAIATGMTVAALVAGNCTLLKPAEVSTVIAAKLAEILVDAGIPKGVFQYVPGKGSKVGAYMVNHPDVDLIAFTGSQEVGCRIFSDAATVQPGQKHLKRVIAEMGGKNAMIVDESADLDQAVAGAVQSAFGYSGQKCSACSRVVVLEPVYDAFVERFVEATRSLNIGPAEAPSTQVGPVIDATARDRIREYIETGRQEAKVALEMSAPDTGYFIGPVIFKDVSPNAKIAQEEIFGPVVAVMRAKNFQEALDIANGTNYALTGGLYSRTPSHIEQASVDFEVGNLYINRTITGAIVSRQPFGGFKMSGVGSKAGGPDYLLQFIEPRTITENIQRQGFAPIEGVD; translated from the coding sequence GTGGTCTTAGAAGTATCCGAGCGCCTCTACGAAGCCAAAACCCAAGAAATCGCTAAACAACTTTTGGTAGCCACACGGGAAAAACGCTCCTTTTTTGCCCAGGTGCGCGACCAAATCCGCTGGGATGATAAGTTGCTCGATTGGGCGATGAGTAACCCTGGTTTGCGGGTGCAGCTATTTCGCTTCATTGACACTTTACCCGCATTGCGGAGCAAACCAGAAATTGCCCGTCATTTGCAGGAATATCTAGGCGATGAATCCGTTGAACTGCCATCCGCCCTCAAAGGAATGCTCAACTTTGCCCAAGCGGATTCACTGCCGGGGCAAGTGGCGGCAACAACCGTGGCAACTGCCGTTGAAACATTAGCGCATAAATATATTGCTGGGGAAAATATCAAGCAAACCCTCAAGACAATTGAGCGCTTACGCAAGGATAAGATGGGGTTTACCCTCGACCTATTGGGAGAGGCGGTAATTACAGAAGCCGAGGCGCAATCTTACCTGCAAAGCTATCTCGATTTGATGGAGCAACTCACGCAGGAAGCGCAAAAGTGGTCACCGGTGCAAGAGATTGATTTTGCGGATGGAGAACCTCTACCACGAGTTCAAGTGTCCGTTAAGTTAACGGCATTTTACTCCCAGTTTGACCCTCTCGATCCTCAGGGTAGCCGAGAACGAGTGTGCGATCGCATCCGCACCCTGCTGCGTCGTGCCCAGGAACTCGGTGCGGCGGTTCACTTTGATATGGAACAGTATGTCTACAAAGACATGACCTTTGCCATCCTCAAAGACTTGTTGATGGAAGAAGAATTCCGGACTCGCACCGATATCGGCATGACGGTGCAAGCTTATCTACGGGATAGCGAGAACGATGCCAAAGCTTTGATTAATTGGGCTAAACAGCGGGGATATCCCATCACCGTGCGCTTAGTTAAAGGCGCGTATTGGGATCAGGAGACGATTAAAGCCGCCCAAAAAGATTGGCCTCAGCCGGTATATAACGATAAAGCCGAAACCGATGCCAATTATGAGACGATTACCCAACTTCTGTTGGAAAATCACGAGTATGTTTATTCTGCCATTGGTAGCCATAACGTGCGATCGCAAGCACGAGCAATCGCCATAGCCGAAACCCTCAACATCCCCCGCCGCCGCTTCGAGATGCAAGTGCTCTACGGCATGGGGGATCAACTGGCAAAAGCGTTAGCCAAGCGGGGGCATCGGGTGCGGGTGTATGCCCCTTATGGCGACTTGCTGCCAGGGATGGCTTACCTAATCCGGCGATTGTTGGAAAATACCGCTAATAGTTCCTTCTTGCGGCAAAACTTGGAAGAACGTCCGATTGAGGAACTGTTGGCAGCACCTGTGGTGGAATCGCCCCAACTCTCGCCTGAACTGAGAAAGGGGTTTCCCAATGTAGCCGATACCGACTATGCCGAGGAAGATGCCCGCAAGAAGGCGCAAGCCGCTTTGAAGAGCGTTCGTCAACGACTGGGTAAGACGTACTTACCTCTGATTAATGGGGAGTATCAAACTACATCAGATATCGTTGATTCTGTCAATCCCTCCAACCCCAGTGAAGTCATTGGGAAAATTGGACTCATTAGTGTAGAACAAGCAGAACAAGCCCTGCAAGCGGCGAAAGCAGCATTCCCAGGTTGGCGGAAAACCCCCGTTAGACAACGGGCTGGGGTGTTGCGGAAAGCGGCGGACTTGATGGAACAGCGCCGGGACGAACTCTGTGCGTGGGTGGTGTTGGAAGTTGGCAAACCCCTGCGGGAAGCGGATGCGGAAGTTTCGGAAGCCATTGATTTTTGCCGCTACTATGCCGACGAGGTAGAACGTCTGGATCAAGGGCATAACTACGACATTCCGGGAGAGAATAATCGCTATGTTTACCAACCCAGAGGCATTGCCGTAGTGATTTCTCCGTGGAACTTCCCGTTTGCCATTGCCACGGGGATGACGGTTGCCGCACTCGTGGCGGGGAATTGCACCTTACTCAAACCAGCTGAAGTCTCTACGGTGATTGCTGCCAAATTGGCAGAGATTTTGGTTGACGCAGGCATACCGAAGGGCGTTTTTCAATACGTTCCCGGCAAGGGTTCCAAGGTGGGTGCTTACATGGTGAATCATCCGGATGTGGATCTGATTGCCTTTACCGGTTCCCAGGAAGTGGGATGCCGCATCTTCTCCGATGCCGCTACCGTACAACCTGGGCAAAAGCACCTGAAGCGTGTCATTGCAGAGATGGGCGGCAAGAATGCCATGATTGTCGATGAAAGTGCAGACCTTGACCAAGCCGTGGCGGGTGCTGTGCAGTCGGCGTTTGGCTATAGCGGTCAGAAGTGTTCTGCCTGTTCGCGGGTCGTGGTATTGGAACCGGTGTATGATGCTTTTGTGGAACGGTTCGTGGAAGCGACGCGATCGCTCAATATTGGCCCCGCAGAAGCCCCCAGTACTCAAGTCGGCCCAGTGATTGATGCCACGGCACGCGACCGTATCCGAGAGTATATTGAAACGGGGCGTCAAGAGGCCAAAGTGGCTCTGGAAATGTCTGCACCCGATACAGGTTACTTCATTGGCCCGGTGATTTTTAAGGATGTTTCACCCAATGCCAAGATTGCCCAAGAAGAAATTTTTGGCCCCGTTGTGGCTGTGATGCGGGCGAAGAATTTTCAAGAAGCCTTGGATATTGCCAATGGCACCAACTATGCGCTGACGGGGGGATTGTACTCTCGCACGCCGTCCCATATTGAGCAAGCCTCAGTGGATTTTGAAGTGGGCAACCTTTACATCAACCGTACTATTACAGGTGCGATTGTGTCGCGACAACCCTTCGGCGGCTTTAAGATGTCTGGCGTCGGTTCCAAAGCGGGCGGGCCTGACTATTTGTTGCAATTCATAGAACCGCGCACCATTACGGAGAACATTCAGCGTCAAGGCTTTGCGCCCATTGAAGGAGTGGATTAA
- a CDS encoding cobyrinic acid a,c-diamide synthase, translated as MSEEKYRGGSIFEQTSSEILFEELPSDTKQWAESLPWEQRRHLLLLCHLICVSSPEIQAEFLDNYTADGLVSRKLQDRDTQYTVKKYLDKFEVETELNELVLRSYIKQFYVHSAQDLRNQPEFYFKIVFRLVISTEEQNNILNYILGFELLKLMFQMSWLQHERLYQLQRNQEDFIKLYIKPIQLAHQINGIIIPEHRKEFFSKRDYFVKKPMLSPKKLIQLVMATFTTDIVIDLGFAIIRDPNFLGFDYEYIFHPEPDGIFPD; from the coding sequence ATGAGTGAAGAAAAATATAGAGGAGGGTCGATCTTTGAACAAACTAGCTCAGAAATTCTTTTTGAAGAACTTCCTTCAGACACGAAACAATGGGCTGAAAGTTTGCCTTGGGAGCAACGCCGTCATCTTTTGTTATTGTGTCATCTCATCTGTGTATCCTCTCCAGAGATACAAGCTGAGTTCTTAGATAATTATACGGCGGATGGGTTGGTTTCCAGAAAACTTCAGGATAGAGACACTCAATATACAGTCAAAAAATATTTAGATAAATTTGAGGTTGAAACCGAACTCAATGAATTGGTACTCCGGAGTTATATTAAACAATTTTATGTTCATTCGGCTCAAGATCTACGTAACCAACCTGAATTTTATTTTAAAATCGTCTTTCGTTTGGTGATTAGTACCGAGGAGCAAAACAATATTTTGAATTATATTTTGGGTTTTGAACTCCTCAAGCTGATGTTCCAAATGAGTTGGTTGCAGCACGAGAGGTTATATCAACTTCAGAGAAATCAAGAAGATTTTATTAAGCTTTATATTAAACCGATTCAATTGGCTCATCAAATTAACGGAATAATTATACCAGAACACCGAAAAGAATTCTTTTCTAAACGAGATTATTTTGTCAAAAAGCCCATGCTCAGCCCTAAAAAATTAATTCAGTTAGTTATGGCAACTTTTACAACAGATATAGTCATAGATTTGGGATTTGCAATTATTCGTGACCCAAACTTTTTAGGATTTGATTACGAGTATATTTTTCATCCTGAACCTGACGGAATTTTTCCAGATTAA
- a CDS encoding CRTAC1 family protein, protein MFTNKSKFLWDNPTQMNYGLAITDVDGDGSFELFVAGFNGPNLVLKYNGQGLVNIADEILADAGRQAIGVAAGDIDGDGREEIYVLNIDTFAGGKGVGGAPWGDRLFDYRDGKWVDLFSLPENQNLLNLTAGRSVVCVDRKGTGQYGFFVANYGVPMRLYELNEKGHLVDVAPEVGLDLTTGGRSVISLPLVSDHMDIFAVNEHGRNFLFCNQGDGTFKEMAQMAGIDDPDQNGRGLVALDADGDGRFDLVYGNWLGPHRMYLQGVPGHFKDVAPPEMAIPSPIRTVISADFDNDGYEELFFNNIGEPNRLFAYRTGAWKAIDTGEAWEPDGAGTGAAVGDLDEDGQLTLFIAHGETTVQPITLYSPPDNGHAWLRVLPLTERGAPARGAIVTLIGEKQTQRRVIDAGSGYLCQMEPIAHFGLAEHPVIKQVEVRWPDGTTAKISSPKANQLIRVPYPSA, encoded by the coding sequence ATGTTTACTAACAAGAGCAAATTCCTGTGGGATAACCCTACTCAGATGAATTACGGCCTTGCCATAACGGATGTCGATGGGGATGGCTCCTTCGAGTTATTTGTGGCGGGGTTTAATGGCCCGAATCTAGTGCTGAAATACAATGGGCAGGGATTGGTCAACATTGCAGATGAAATCCTAGCCGATGCTGGACGCCAAGCCATTGGTGTTGCGGCGGGTGACATTGATGGGGATGGACGGGAAGAAATCTATGTCCTCAATATAGATACGTTTGCTGGGGGAAAAGGAGTGGGCGGTGCCCCTTGGGGCGATCGCTTATTTGACTACCGAGATGGCAAGTGGGTGGATCTATTTTCCTTACCCGAAAATCAAAACCTGCTCAATCTCACTGCCGGTCGTTCCGTAGTTTGTGTAGACCGTAAGGGAACTGGACAATATGGCTTCTTTGTTGCCAATTACGGCGTCCCAATGCGGTTATATGAACTTAATGAAAAGGGTCACTTGGTTGATGTTGCACCAGAAGTGGGGCTGGACTTAACCACCGGTGGGCGTTCTGTTATTTCCCTACCCTTGGTTTCCGATCACATGGATATTTTCGCCGTCAATGAACATGGACGAAACTTTTTGTTTTGCAACCAAGGCGATGGCACGTTTAAAGAGATGGCCCAAATGGCAGGTATTGATGACCCGGATCAAAATGGTCGTGGTTTAGTGGCGTTGGATGCTGATGGAGATGGTCGATTCGATCTGGTTTACGGCAACTGGCTAGGACCCCACCGGATGTATTTACAAGGAGTACCGGGGCACTTTAAAGATGTTGCCCCTCCCGAAATGGCAATTCCCTCTCCGATCCGCACGGTGATTAGCGCCGATTTCGATAATGATGGGTATGAGGAGTTGTTTTTCAACAATATAGGTGAACCCAATCGCCTGTTTGCTTATCGGACAGGGGCTTGGAAAGCCATCGATACAGGGGAGGCTTGGGAACCAGACGGAGCCGGTACGGGTGCGGCGGTGGGTGATTTAGATGAGGATGGTCAACTTACACTTTTCATCGCTCATGGAGAAACCACTGTCCAACCGATCACCTTATATTCCCCACCAGACAATGGTCATGCATGGCTTAGGGTACTTCCCTTAACAGAGCGAGGAGCACCTGCACGAGGAGCGATTGTTACCTTAATTGGGGAAAAACAAACCCAACGCCGAGTCATTGATGCGGGCAGTGGTTATCTGTGCCAAATGGAACCGATCGCGCATTTCGGTTTGGCTGAGCATCCGGTTATTAAACAAGTTGAAGTGCGTTGGCCGGATGGAACAACTGCCAAAATCTCCTCACCGAAGGCGAATCAGCTAATCCGAGTGCCCTATCCTTCTGCCTAA
- a CDS encoding RNA-binding protein, whose product MSIYVGNLSYEVTAEDLGEIFKEYGTVSRVQLPTDRETGRPRGFAFVEMGTEAEETAAIEALDGAEWMGRDLKVNKAKPREDRRSSGGGGNWGNSGRSSRRNYN is encoded by the coding sequence ATGTCAATTTATGTCGGCAATTTATCGTATGAGGTTACAGCAGAAGACCTCGGCGAAATCTTTAAAGAATATGGAACGGTCAGTAGAGTTCAATTGCCTACCGACCGAGAAACCGGGAGACCCAGAGGGTTTGCTTTTGTAGAAATGGGAACAGAGGCAGAAGAAACTGCTGCGATTGAGGCTCTTGATGGTGCGGAGTGGATGGGCCGTGACCTGAAAGTGAATAAGGCTAAGCCTCGCGAAGACAGAAGATCCTCTGGTGGGGGGGGGAACTGGGGGAATTCAGGCAGATCTTCAAGACGCAACTACAATTAA
- the rpsU gene encoding 30S ribosomal protein S21, translating into MTQVILGENEGIESALRRFKRQVSKAGIFPDMRKNRHFETPLQKRKRKEIARHKQSKRQYRFK; encoded by the coding sequence ATGACCCAAGTCATTCTTGGCGAAAACGAAGGGATTGAATCAGCCCTCCGTCGATTTAAGCGACAAGTTTCCAAAGCCGGAATATTCCCAGATATGAGGAAGAATCGTCACTTTGAAACACCTCTTCAAAAGCGTAAGCGTAAAGAAATTGCCAGACATAAGCAGAGTAAGAGACAGTATCGATTCAAATGA
- a CDS encoding phytoene synthase, with protein MLQLSYSPRMRTLASQSEAYEYCRQITAKYSKTFYLGTLLMPEEKRRAIWAIYVWCRRTDELVDGPQAGLTTPETLDRWEQQLESVFAGQAIDDPDVALVDTLQRFPLDIQPFRDMIAGQRMDLYRSRYETFEELKLYCYRVAGTVGLMTSPVLGVDSSVGRAPWDWQQADYNPAEEAIALGIANQLTNILRDVGEDAQRGRIYLPLEELALFDYTEEDLLNGVVDDRWRELMRFQIQRARKFFNESEKGIRSLTPDSRWPVWAALMLYQGILDVIEHNQYDVFSTRAYVPKPQKLLTLPVAWLRAQAL; from the coding sequence ATGCTCCAACTGTCTTACTCTCCACGCATGAGAACGCTGGCCTCCCAGTCGGAAGCTTACGAATATTGCCGCCAAATTACGGCAAAATACTCCAAGACGTTTTACCTGGGCACGCTGCTGATGCCAGAGGAAAAACGTCGCGCGATTTGGGCGATATACGTCTGGTGTCGTCGGACTGACGAACTGGTGGATGGTCCCCAAGCTGGCTTAACGACACCTGAGACACTTGATCGCTGGGAACAACAGCTAGAATCCGTTTTCGCGGGACAGGCAATAGACGACCCCGATGTGGCTTTGGTCGATACATTGCAACGCTTCCCACTGGATATTCAGCCGTTTCGGGATATGATTGCGGGTCAGCGGATGGATCTGTACCGCAGTCGCTATGAGACGTTTGAGGAACTCAAGCTCTACTGTTACCGCGTAGCAGGAACAGTGGGTTTAATGACCAGCCCTGTGTTGGGTGTGGACAGCTCAGTTGGCAGAGCGCCCTGGGATTGGCAGCAAGCCGATTATAATCCAGCAGAAGAAGCGATCGCCTTAGGCATTGCCAATCAGCTCACTAACATTCTGCGGGATGTGGGAGAAGATGCTCAGCGGGGTCGGATTTATCTTCCTTTGGAAGAACTGGCGCTGTTTGACTACACCGAAGAAGACTTACTTAATGGTGTTGTTGATGACCGTTGGCGCGAACTCATGCGCTTCCAAATTCAACGGGCACGTAAGTTCTTCAACGAGTCAGAAAAAGGCATCCGATCACTCACTCCTGACTCCCGTTGGCCTGTTTGGGCGGCATTGATGCTCTATCAAGGCATTCTCGATGTGATTGAACACAACCAATACGATGTCTTTAGTACAAGAGCTTACGTTCCCAAACCCCAGAAGCTGCTGACCTTGCCTGTTGCATGGCTCAGAGCCCAAGCCCTTTAG
- the pds gene encoding 15-cis-phytoene desaturase: MRVAIAGAGLAGLACAKYLTDAGHTPIVLERRDVLGGKVAAWKDEDGDWYETGLHIFFGAYPNMLQLFKELDIEDRLQWKEHTMIFNQPETPGTYSRFDFPDLPAPINGIVAILRNNDMLTWPEKIRFGLGLIPAIINGQKYVEEMDQYSFSEWLKKQNVPPRVEKEVFIAMSKALNFINPDEISSTVILTALNRFLQEKNGSKMAFLDGSPTERLCQPLVDYITERGGEVRLNAPIKEFLLHADGTVRGFLIRGLNGAKDEVLTADTYVSAMPVDPLKVMLPEPWRGMDFFKQLDGLEGVPVINLHLWFDRKLTDIDHLLFSRSPLLSVYADMSNTCKEYANPNRSMLELVLAPAKDWINKSDDEIVDATMAELEKLFPQHFGSEDSAKLLKYHVIKTPRSVYKATPGRQQYRPSQVTPIANFYLTGDYTMQRYLASMEGAVLSGKLTAQAIARSQEKGVSRQESEVQLAPTP; the protein is encoded by the coding sequence ATGCGAGTTGCGATCGCTGGAGCAGGTCTAGCAGGACTTGCCTGCGCCAAATACCTTACCGATGCGGGTCACACCCCAATTGTTCTAGAACGCCGAGACGTTCTGGGCGGAAAAGTTGCAGCCTGGAAAGACGAAGACGGAGACTGGTACGAAACCGGTTTACACATTTTCTTCGGTGCTTATCCCAATATGCTGCAACTGTTCAAGGAGCTGGATATTGAAGATCGATTGCAGTGGAAAGAACACACGATGATCTTCAACCAACCGGAAACACCCGGTACTTACTCCCGATTCGACTTTCCGGATTTACCTGCACCGATCAATGGCATTGTGGCGATTCTTCGCAACAACGACATGCTGACTTGGCCGGAAAAAATTCGTTTCGGTTTGGGTCTGATTCCAGCCATCATCAACGGGCAGAAGTACGTGGAGGAGATGGATCAGTACTCTTTCTCCGAGTGGCTCAAAAAACAAAACGTGCCGCCACGGGTGGAGAAGGAAGTCTTCATCGCCATGTCCAAGGCGCTGAATTTCATCAACCCAGACGAGATTTCCTCAACCGTCATTCTCACCGCCCTGAATCGCTTCCTTCAAGAAAAGAACGGTTCTAAGATGGCGTTTTTGGATGGTTCTCCGACGGAGCGACTTTGCCAACCGTTGGTCGATTACATCACCGAACGGGGTGGGGAAGTGCGATTGAATGCGCCGATTAAAGAATTTTTGCTCCATGCTGATGGTACGGTGCGGGGGTTCTTGATTCGCGGCTTGAATGGGGCAAAGGATGAAGTTCTAACCGCTGATACCTATGTGTCGGCAATGCCGGTAGACCCCTTGAAGGTAATGCTCCCTGAGCCTTGGCGTGGGATGGATTTCTTCAAGCAGCTCGATGGGTTAGAGGGCGTCCCTGTAATCAACTTGCATTTGTGGTTTGACCGCAAGCTGACGGATATCGACCATCTGCTATTTTCGCGATCGCCGCTACTGAGTGTCTATGCCGACATGAGCAACACCTGCAAGGAATATGCCAATCCCAACCGATCCATGTTGGAACTGGTACTAGCACCAGCCAAAGATTGGATTAACAAATCTGATGACGAAATTGTAGATGCCACAATGGCTGAGTTGGAAAAACTCTTTCCCCAGCACTTTGGCAGCGAAGACTCCGCTAAACTGCTAAAATATCACGTCATCAAAACACCGCGATCGGTCTACAAGGCAACACCAGGACGCCAACAGTACCGACCCTCGCAAGTGACGCCAATTGCCAATTTTTACTTAACTGGCGATTACACCATGCAACGTTACCTAGCGAGTATGGAGGGTGCCGTACTTTCTGGTAAGCTGACAGCGCAGGCTATTGCCAGAAGTCAGGAGAAAGGCGTCAGTCGTCAGGAGTCAGAAGTTCAACTCGCTCCTACACCCTAG